From a region of the Lactuca sativa cultivar Salinas chromosome 4, Lsat_Salinas_v11, whole genome shotgun sequence genome:
- the LOC111911427 gene encoding protein DCL, chloroplastic codes for MESISLLSSSLHIHLHHKNLISLHLSSINPSIVSFPYRFSSLPSQRLCAVKTSSNGGGSSQQDGTAYRGADFLRKPVVEVNDDVIDSSKSEDSDYEDNGGKRRGEDGWVDWEDQILEDTVPLVGFVRMILHSGKYASGERLSPEHERTILERLLPHHPESEKKIGCGVSYITVGYHPDFESSRCLFIVRKDGEMVDFSYWKCIKGLIRKNYPLYADSFILRHFRRRRHND; via the exons ATGGAATCAATTTCGTTATTATCATCGTCTTTGCACATTCACCTCCACCACAAAAACCTTATCTCTCTACACTTATCTTCAATAAACCCTTCCATAGTTTCCTTTCCTTATCGTTTTTCCTCGTTGCCTTCACAGCGGTTATGTGCCGTGAAAACTAGTAGTAATGGTGGTGGCAGTAGCCAGCAAGATGGCACTGCTTACCGCGGCGCCGATTTTCTCAGAAAGCCAGTGGTGGAGGTGAACGACGACGTTATCGATTCTTCGAAAAGCGAGGATTCTGATTACGAAGATAATGGAGGGAAGAGAAGAGGGGAAGATGGATGGGTTGATTGGGAAGATCAGATTTTGGAAGACACTGTACCCTTGGTTGGTTTTGTTAGAATGATTCTTCATTCGGGCAA atATGCAAGTGGTGAGAGATTAAGTCCTGAGCATGAGAGAACTATTCTAGAGAGATTGTTGCCACATCATCCAGAAAGTGAGAAGAAGATTGGATGTGGCGTTAGTTACATCACG GTTGGTTACCATCCAGATTTTGAAAGCTCAAGGTGTCTGTTCATAGTGAGGAAGGATGGAGAAATGGTGGATTTTTCATATTGGAAATGCATAAAAGGTTTGATAAGGAAAAACTATCCTTTATATGCGGACAGTTTTATCCTCAGGCATTTCCGAAGACGCAGGCATAACGACTGA